A genomic stretch from Methylophilus medardicus includes:
- the cutA gene encoding divalent-cation tolerance protein CutA, giving the protein MTPTEEIIIVFTHVPNRHCAEQIAQTLLTEKLAACVNISSPVTSIYQWQGQIERAEEIGLTIKTSRKVYAACETKLRMLHPYELPEIVGIHVDVGLPAYLAWVAAETKGAGVNR; this is encoded by the coding sequence ATGACGCCTACAGAAGAAATTATAATCGTGTTTACGCATGTACCGAATAGGCATTGTGCGGAGCAGATCGCACAGACACTGCTTACAGAGAAGTTGGCGGCATGCGTCAATATTTCAAGCCCCGTTACTTCGATCTATCAATGGCAGGGACAAATAGAGCGTGCAGAAGAAATTGGCCTCACGATTAAAACATCGCGTAAGGTTTATGCCGCATGTGAGACTAAGCTACGGATGCTGCATCCTTATGAACTTCCTGAGATTGTAGGCATCCATGTGGACGTAGGTTTGCCAGCATATTTGGCATGGGTCGCGGCAGAAACAAAAGGTGCAGGAGTGAATCGTTGA
- a CDS encoding FxsA family protein, with protein sequence MRFLIFAILLAFPFVEIAILIELSQRYGWWVLAYLIIIAYLGIRLIRSEKDLIAARMFQQMGSGSNPIVALFATARNMFAGVLLLIPGVISDLIAVILLLIPAKQPMGGGQAHQNSHAHHRASANDAVIEGEFTEIDESNPHRSKPIPHQPTNNVVHLPRKD encoded by the coding sequence ATGCGTTTTCTCATCTTTGCTATTCTACTGGCTTTTCCGTTTGTGGAGATAGCTATCCTGATCGAACTCAGTCAGCGCTATGGCTGGTGGGTGCTTGCCTATTTGATCATCATTGCTTATCTCGGGATTCGGCTCATACGCAGTGAAAAAGACTTGATTGCAGCACGTATGTTTCAGCAAATGGGGTCAGGTAGCAATCCGATCGTCGCCTTGTTTGCGACCGCCAGAAATATGTTTGCGGGTGTGCTGTTGCTGATTCCCGGGGTGATCAGCGACCTCATTGCTGTCATACTGTTACTGATCCCGGCCAAACAGCCGATGGGCGGCGGACAGGCCCACCAAAATAGCCACGCGCACCACCGCGCCAGCGCCAATGATGCGGTGATTGAAGGCGAGTTTACCGAAATTGATGAGTCCAACCCGCACCGATCCAAGCCAATCCCGCATCAGCCAACGAATAATGTGGTGCATCTGCCACGCAAAGATTAA
- a CDS encoding CDP-6-deoxy-delta-3,4-glucoseen reductase: MNHVLIENSGHTFDVRPSQTVLEAAIEAGINLPYGCRNGACGACKGKILTGKVMHDDFQGSALSEAELAAGMSLFCCARPLEDLVIECRQIDMVQGIKPRILPVRIQHKAQIGDDVMVLHLQLPGTEQLSFMAGQYVEFLLKDGRRRAFSIANAPHEKGFLELHIRKISGGHFTEQVFNDMPLKTILRIEAPLGSFFLREQSDKPILMVAGGTGFAPVKGMIEHMIFNNIQRPVYLYRGARQVSDLYMDDLCQRWTQFMPNIQYIPVISEGHTADAWTGRGGLVHQAVLEDHPDLSGFEAYVCGAPGMVDIAKETFVKQGLPEEAFYSDAFTFAPK, translated from the coding sequence ATGAACCATGTCCTGATTGAAAATAGCGGCCATACGTTTGACGTACGTCCCAGCCAAACCGTCCTCGAGGCAGCCATTGAGGCAGGCATCAACCTGCCTTATGGTTGTCGTAACGGCGCGTGTGGCGCATGTAAGGGCAAGATTCTGACGGGCAAAGTCATGCATGATGATTTTCAGGGTAGCGCATTGTCGGAGGCAGAACTGGCGGCAGGCATGTCTTTGTTTTGCTGTGCACGCCCGCTTGAAGACCTGGTGATCGAATGCCGACAGATTGACATGGTGCAAGGCATCAAACCACGCATATTACCGGTACGCATTCAGCACAAAGCGCAAATTGGCGATGACGTCATGGTGCTACATTTACAGCTTCCGGGCACCGAGCAGCTCAGTTTTATGGCGGGTCAATATGTTGAATTTTTGCTCAAAGATGGCCGTCGTCGTGCCTTTTCCATTGCGAATGCACCCCACGAAAAAGGCTTTCTCGAGTTACATATCCGTAAGATTTCAGGCGGTCATTTTACCGAGCAAGTATTCAATGACATGCCGCTGAAAACCATTTTACGCATTGAGGCACCGCTGGGTAGCTTCTTTTTGCGAGAGCAGAGTGACAAACCCATTCTCATGGTCGCCGGCGGCACGGGCTTTGCGCCGGTCAAAGGCATGATAGAACACATGATTTTCAACAACATCCAGCGCCCTGTGTATCTTTACCGCGGCGCGCGACAAGTCAGCGATCTATATATGGACGACCTTTGCCAGCGCTGGACCCAGTTCATGCCAAATATTCAATACATCCCAGTGATTTCCGAGGGACACACGGCAGATGCCTGGACCGGGCGTGGCGGTTTGGTGCATCAGGCGGTGCTTGAAGATCACCCTGATTTGAGCGGATTTGAGGCATATGTTTGTGGCGCTCCGGGCATGGTGGATATTGCTAAAGAGACATTTGTGAAGCAAGGATTACCAGAAGAAGCGTTTTACAGTGATGCGTTTACGTTTGCGCCTAAATGA
- the hemB gene encoding porphobilinogen synthase — MSHQFLAIRPRRMRKDDFSRRLMRENVLTVDDLIYPVFVLEGEGKVEDVKSMPGVQRQSLDVLLNTAAECVKLGIPALALFPVVPQTYKSLDAKEAYNPQGLVPRTVRALKQAFPALGVITDVALDPYTTHGQDGLIDDTGYVLNDETVEVLVKQALCHAEAGADVVAPSDMMDGRIGAIRDALEEHRYIYTRILAYSAKYASAFYGPFRDAVGSAGNLGKGNKYNYQMDPANTDEALKEVALDLEEGADMVMVKPGMPYLDIVRRVKDEFGVPTYAYHVSGEYAMLKAAAQNGWLDEKACVLEAMLGFKRAGADGVLTYYAMDIARWLK, encoded by the coding sequence ATGAGCCATCAATTTCTCGCCATTCGTCCTCGCCGCATGCGCAAAGATGATTTTTCACGCCGTCTGATGCGTGAAAACGTTCTGACCGTGGATGATCTGATCTATCCAGTATTTGTGTTGGAAGGCGAAGGCAAGGTTGAAGACGTCAAATCGATGCCGGGCGTGCAGCGACAAAGCCTCGATGTGTTGCTCAATACCGCTGCCGAATGTGTCAAGCTGGGTATTCCGGCGTTAGCGTTGTTTCCGGTGGTGCCCCAAACGTATAAGAGTCTGGATGCCAAAGAGGCCTATAACCCGCAGGGTCTCGTGCCGCGCACCGTGCGTGCGCTGAAACAGGCGTTTCCTGCGTTGGGGGTGATTACGGATGTTGCGCTCGATCCTTACACCACGCATGGTCAGGATGGATTGATTGATGATACCGGCTACGTGCTCAACGACGAAACGGTTGAGGTGCTGGTCAAGCAGGCACTTTGTCACGCAGAAGCTGGGGCCGATGTGGTGGCGCCCTCGGACATGATGGATGGCCGGATCGGCGCCATTCGTGACGCGCTCGAAGAGCATCGTTACATTTATACACGTATTTTGGCTTATTCCGCCAAATACGCTTCTGCGTTCTATGGCCCGTTCCGCGACGCAGTGGGCTCTGCCGGCAATCTGGGCAAGGGCAACAAATACAACTATCAAATGGATCCAGCGAATACTGACGAGGCATTGAAAGAAGTCGCACTGGACTTAGAAGAAGGTGCTGACATGGTGATGGTCAAGCCAGGCATGCCTTACTTAGACATTGTGCGCCGCGTCAAAGACGAGTTTGGCGTGCCCACCTATGCTTATCATGTGAGTGGTGAATACGCCATGCTCAAAGCCGCTGCGCAAAATGGCTGGCTGGATGAAAAAGCCTGTGTTCTCGAGGCGATGCTTGGCTTTAAACGTGCCGGGGCAGATGGTGTGTTGACTTACTATGCGATGGATATCGCGAGATGGTTGAAATAA
- the trpC gene encoding indole-3-glycerol phosphate synthase TrpC, with translation MSDILNKILATKRDEVAKAKALKPLEAMREEALNQPDCRDFIGNIVKKVDANKPAVIAEIKKASPSKGIIRADFNPAEIAKSYEKGGAACLSVLTDEQYFQGSAAYLKQARAACKLPVLRKDFMIDPYQIFEARAMGADCVLLIVAALELAQMQALELAAHNLGMAVLVEVHDADELALALQLETPLLGINNRNLRTFDVSLQTTLDLLEKTPEDRFVVTESGIFTPEDVALMRSHDVNGFLVGEAFMRQDDPGAELARVFG, from the coding sequence ATGTCCGATATCCTGAATAAAATTTTAGCGACCAAACGCGATGAAGTCGCCAAAGCGAAAGCACTCAAACCACTCGAAGCCATGCGTGAAGAAGCCCTGAATCAACCAGATTGCCGGGACTTTATCGGCAATATTGTGAAAAAAGTGGATGCTAATAAACCCGCGGTGATTGCAGAAATCAAAAAAGCCAGCCCATCCAAAGGGATTATCCGCGCGGACTTTAATCCGGCTGAGATCGCCAAAAGCTACGAAAAAGGCGGTGCGGCTTGCTTATCCGTGCTCACCGACGAGCAATATTTCCAAGGGTCAGCCGCTTATCTTAAGCAGGCGCGCGCGGCTTGCAAACTCCCCGTGTTGCGCAAAGACTTTATGATAGATCCTTATCAAATTTTCGAAGCCCGTGCCATGGGGGCCGATTGTGTACTGTTGATTGTGGCCGCGCTTGAGTTGGCACAGATGCAAGCATTGGAGTTGGCCGCACATAACCTCGGCATGGCCGTATTGGTTGAAGTGCATGATGCCGACGAGCTGGCGCTGGCGTTGCAGCTTGAAACGCCTTTGCTCGGCATCAACAACCGCAATCTGCGTACCTTTGATGTGAGCTTGCAAACCACGCTGGACCTACTAGAAAAAACGCCGGAAGACCGCTTTGTGGTCACGGAGTCTGGCATCTTTACCCCAGAAGATGTGGCGTTGATGCGCAGCCACGATGTCAACGGCTTTTTGGTGGGTGAGGCGTTTATGCGTCAAGATGATCCTGGTGCCGAACTGGCAAGAGTGTTTGGATAA
- a CDS encoding DUF3465 domain-containing protein translates to MKQAISWLWLVALTGCVQSAPPESGHNAPQSAIEVKSSAQAQSLPALSNTRLADTQAVAEAFAQKQSHVWLQGHGVVKKLLPDDQQGAKHQRFLVSISPEQTLLFAHNIDLAPRIEHLAVGERVEFRGEYIYNPKGGIMHWTHHDPQGQQHGWITHQHHTYE, encoded by the coding sequence ATGAAACAAGCGATCAGCTGGCTATGGCTTGTTGCTTTAACGGGTTGTGTGCAGTCGGCGCCGCCAGAGAGCGGCCACAACGCTCCGCAATCCGCGATTGAGGTTAAGTCGTCAGCGCAAGCGCAGAGCCTACCCGCGCTTTCGAATACTCGCCTGGCAGACACGCAAGCGGTGGCAGAAGCGTTTGCCCAAAAACAAAGCCACGTTTGGTTGCAAGGCCATGGCGTGGTGAAGAAACTGCTGCCAGATGATCAGCAGGGCGCCAAGCATCAGCGTTTTTTGGTCAGTATTTCACCTGAGCAAACGCTGTTGTTTGCCCATAATATTGATTTAGCGCCCAGGATTGAACATTTGGCCGTCGGCGAAAGGGTGGAATTTAGAGGGGAGTATATTTACAACCCCAAAGGCGGCATCATGCACTGGACACATCACGATCCGCAGGGTCAGCAGCACGGCTGGATTACACATCAACATCACACTTACGAATAA
- the trpD gene encoding anthranilate phosphoribosyltransferase: MNITPKIALQRLIDHTDFSHEDMLEIMRQIMSGEFTTTQIAGFLMALRVKGETVTEIAAAAQVMRELSSKVVIDDRAHLIDTCGTGGAPNKAFNVSTASAFVAAGAGARIAKHGGRAASSKSGSADVLEALGVNIGLSAEQVARCVNEVGIGFMFAPNHHAAMKYAAPVRRELGVRTLFNLLGPMTNPAGAKRQVLGVFHRDLVPLLAQTLHTLGSEHVMVVHSADDMDEISFSADTYVAELKAGAITEYTLNPVQFGMPLHDINSIRVESAQHSSEIILEVFAGQKGPARDIVLLNAGAAIYVSGLASDLKAGLVKAAQSIDSGAAQTKLQQLKALSQAA; the protein is encoded by the coding sequence ATGAACATCACCCCTAAAATTGCGCTGCAGCGACTGATTGACCACACGGATTTTAGCCATGAAGACATGCTAGAGATCATGCGTCAGATCATGAGCGGTGAATTTACGACGACGCAAATTGCCGGGTTTTTAATGGCGCTGCGCGTCAAGGGGGAGACCGTCACCGAGATTGCCGCCGCCGCTCAAGTGATGCGTGAGCTGTCTAGCAAAGTGGTGATTGATGACCGTGCGCATTTAATTGATACCTGCGGCACTGGCGGTGCGCCCAACAAAGCATTTAACGTATCAACCGCCTCGGCCTTTGTTGCCGCCGGTGCCGGCGCGCGCATCGCCAAGCATGGTGGTCGCGCCGCCTCGTCCAAAAGTGGCTCTGCCGATGTACTAGAAGCATTGGGCGTTAACATTGGGCTGAGTGCTGAGCAGGTGGCCCGTTGTGTGAACGAAGTGGGGATAGGCTTCATGTTTGCCCCCAACCACCATGCCGCCATGAAATATGCAGCACCGGTCCGCCGCGAGCTTGGGGTGCGTACCTTGTTTAACCTACTGGGTCCCATGACCAATCCAGCGGGCGCCAAACGGCAGGTGCTGGGTGTTTTTCATCGTGATTTAGTACCGCTGTTGGCGCAGACACTCCACACGCTGGGCAGCGAACACGTGATGGTGGTGCACAGTGCGGATGACATGGATGAGATTTCTTTTTCTGCAGACACCTACGTGGCTGAACTCAAAGCCGGTGCAATCACAGAGTACACACTGAATCCGGTGCAATTTGGAATGCCATTGCATGATATCAACAGTATCCGGGTCGAGAGTGCGCAGCATTCTAGCGAAATCATCCTTGAAGTATTTGCAGGCCAAAAAGGGCCGGCACGAGATATTGTCTTGCTCAATGCGGGCGCAGCGATCTATGTTTCGGGATTGGCTAGCGATCTCAAGGCGGGGTTAGTCAAAGCCGCGCAGTCGATTGACTCAGGCGCTGCGCAAACCAAATTGCAGCAACTGAAAGCCTTGAGCCAAGCCGCATGA
- a CDS encoding aminodeoxychorismate/anthranilate synthase component II — protein sequence MLLMIDNYDSFTYNLVQYFGELGQDVHVHRNDEITLAQIEAMQPEKIVISPGPCTPNEAGISVPLIHAFAGKIPLLGVCLGHQSIGQAFGGNIIKAKTLMHGKTSLIHHTNTGVFRNLPNPYTATRYHSLVIERETIPDCLEITAWTEDGEIMGVKHKTLAVEGVQFHPESILTEYGHELLDNFLKGY from the coding sequence ATGTTGTTGATGATAGATAACTACGACTCTTTTACCTACAACCTCGTGCAGTATTTTGGCGAGTTGGGACAAGATGTCCACGTGCACCGAAACGATGAAATCACGTTGGCGCAAATTGAAGCCATGCAGCCAGAGAAGATCGTGATTTCCCCTGGGCCTTGTACGCCAAACGAAGCAGGGATCTCAGTGCCGCTGATTCATGCATTTGCTGGGAAAATCCCCTTATTGGGGGTGTGCTTGGGCCATCAAAGTATCGGTCAAGCGTTTGGCGGCAACATCATTAAAGCCAAGACCTTGATGCATGGTAAAACGTCATTGATCCACCATACCAATACCGGGGTATTTCGCAATCTGCCCAATCCTTATACGGCGACGCGTTATCACTCTTTGGTGATTGAGCGCGAAACCATTCCGGATTGCTTGGAGATTACCGCTTGGACAGAAGACGGCGAGATCATGGGCGTCAAACATAAAACGCTGGCTGTCGAGGGCGTGCAGTTTCACCCCGAATCTATCCTCACCGAATATGGTCACGAGTTATTGGATAATTTTTTGAAGGGGTACTGA
- the trpE gene encoding anthranilate synthase component I — MLSTLSKTEFDALTAQGYNRIPLVMETSADLDTPLSLYLKLANQPYSYLLESVQGGERFGRYSIIGLPATTRIVVRDNALQVMQGGQVIESHTDQNPLDFIKTFQARFKTPPYEGLPRFTGGLAGYFGYETIQYIEKRLGKHKKPDAIGVPDILLMVSEEIAVVDNLSGKLYFIVYADPSAPNAYEAACARMLTLLAKLRKQVDIPLALPTGKTQAVSEFGEANFKAAVQRAQQYILEGDIMQVVLSQRMVQDFDASPLSLYRALRSLNPSPYMFYYDMDDHHVVGASPEILVRLEDTTVTSRPIAGTRPRGKNRDHDLALEAELLADPKERAEHVQLMDLGRNDVGRVALTGTVKVTDNMTIERYSHVMHIVSNVEGQLRPGLDAIDVLKATFTAGTVSGAPKVRAMEIIETLEPSKRGIYAGAVGYLGFNGDMDVAIAIRTAVIKDKKLYVQAGAGIVADSVPQSEWDETQNKAKAVIRAAELVQAGLDNPAAHIQTHAGNGA, encoded by the coding sequence ATGTTAAGTACGCTAAGCAAAACCGAATTTGACGCGCTCACTGCGCAAGGTTACAACCGCATTCCACTGGTCATGGAAACCTCAGCCGATCTAGACACCCCGCTGTCATTGTATTTAAAGCTGGCCAATCAACCTTACTCTTATCTGCTCGAAAGCGTGCAAGGTGGCGAACGTTTTGGGCGTTATTCGATTATTGGCCTGCCAGCCACCACCCGCATTGTGGTGCGAGACAATGCCTTGCAGGTGATGCAAGGCGGTCAGGTTATTGAGTCGCACACAGATCAAAATCCCCTGGATTTTATTAAGACTTTTCAAGCGCGCTTTAAAACGCCGCCTTACGAAGGCCTGCCACGGTTTACCGGCGGCCTGGCCGGCTATTTCGGTTATGAAACCATTCAATACATTGAAAAGCGCTTGGGCAAGCACAAAAAGCCAGATGCGATTGGCGTGCCGGATATTTTGTTGATGGTGTCCGAAGAAATTGCGGTCGTCGATAACCTGTCTGGAAAATTATATTTTATTGTTTATGCCGATCCGTCGGCGCCCAATGCCTATGAGGCTGCATGCGCGCGCATGTTGACCTTGTTGGCTAAGCTACGCAAACAAGTCGATATCCCGTTGGCGTTGCCGACTGGCAAAACGCAGGCGGTGTCTGAGTTTGGCGAGGCTAACTTTAAAGCTGCAGTGCAAAGAGCGCAACAGTACATCCTAGAGGGTGACATCATGCAGGTGGTATTGAGCCAGCGCATGGTGCAAGATTTTGATGCCTCCCCGCTGAGCCTTTACCGCGCATTGCGTAGCCTCAACCCTTCGCCTTATATGTTCTACTATGACATGGATGACCATCATGTGGTGGGGGCTTCACCTGAGATTTTGGTGCGTCTTGAGGACACCACCGTCACTTCTCGTCCAATTGCCGGCACTCGCCCACGTGGCAAAAACCGCGACCATGACTTGGCGCTTGAGGCAGAGTTACTCGCCGATCCCAAAGAGCGGGCCGAGCATGTGCAACTGATGGATCTGGGGCGCAACGATGTGGGGCGCGTCGCGCTCACGGGCACGGTGAAAGTCACCGACAACATGACGATTGAGCGATATTCGCATGTCATGCATATCGTCAGCAACGTCGAAGGCCAGCTCAGGCCCGGGCTCGATGCCATTGATGTGTTGAAAGCGACCTTCACAGCCGGCACGGTGTCTGGGGCACCCAAAGTGCGGGCGATGGAAATTATCGAGACGCTTGAGCCCTCTAAACGGGGGATTTATGCTGGCGCCGTCGGTTACTTGGGTTTTAATGGCGATATGGATGTGGCCATTGCCATTCGCACGGCAGTGATTAAAGACAAAAAACTCTATGTGCAAGCAGGGGCAGGCATTGTGGCTGACTCGGTGCCGCAATCGGAGTGGGACGAGACCCAAAACAAAGCGAAAGCGGTGATTCGCGCCGCCGAACTGGTGCAAGCGGGTTTGGATAATCCGGCCGCCCACATACAAACCCATGCAGGAAATGGAGCCTGA
- a CDS encoding phosphoglycolate phosphatase, whose product MRFQVRLVMFDLDGTLLDTAPQIAEAANRMLVGLGRPMLPQAQITSYIGEGAQRLIQRCLADSMPVAPSATLFADAERLYHGFYAANAHLSQAFEGVMPALTQLKVQGYRLACVTNKPEKFTLPLLQQAGLADFFEVVVSGDSLPKKKPDPLPLLHICQTLGILPAEAMMVGDSETDIQAAQAAGCFVVTVPYGYNQGRAIDVATVDATVKQLTELVNLLELPALLSGHTKKMTYIS is encoded by the coding sequence ATGCGGTTTCAAGTGAGGCTGGTGATGTTCGATCTGGACGGCACCTTGCTTGATACCGCGCCTCAAATCGCCGAGGCGGCCAATCGTATGCTGGTGGGCTTAGGCAGGCCGATGCTGCCGCAAGCGCAAATTACCAGCTACATCGGCGAAGGGGCGCAACGGCTAATCCAGCGCTGTCTGGCCGATAGCATGCCGGTTGCGCCCTCAGCCACCTTATTTGCCGACGCTGAGCGCCTTTATCATGGTTTTTATGCTGCCAATGCGCACTTGAGTCAGGCGTTTGAGGGTGTGATGCCCGCATTAACACAGTTAAAAGTGCAAGGCTACCGATTGGCCTGTGTGACCAACAAACCTGAAAAATTTACGTTGCCGCTATTGCAGCAGGCTGGATTGGCAGATTTTTTTGAGGTGGTGGTCTCGGGCGATAGCCTGCCGAAGAAAAAACCTGACCCATTGCCCTTGTTGCATATTTGCCAAACCTTAGGCATCTTGCCCGCCGAGGCTATGATGGTTGGCGACTCAGAAACCGATATTCAGGCCGCGCAAGCCGCCGGATGCTTTGTCGTGACCGTTCCTTATGGGTATAATCAAGGTCGCGCTATTGATGTCGCGACGGTAGATGCCACCGTGAAGCAACTCACCGAGTTGGTGAACTTGCTGGAGTTACCCGCTCTCTTAAGCGGGCATACCAAAAAAATGACCTATATATCATGA
- the rpe gene encoding ribulose-phosphate 3-epimerase produces MDKTFRIAPSILSANFAKLGQEIENVIKSGTDIVHFDVMDNHYVPNLTIGPLVCDAIRELSHNAGALIDVHLMVKPVDRIIPDFAKAGADIITFHPEASDHIDRSLALIRDSGCKAGLVFNPATPLHYLDYVMDKVDMILLMSVNPGFGGQKFIPATLDKLKQARARIDAYTEKSGRQIWLEVDGGVNANNIADIAKAGADTFVAGSAVFGAGKDTDPNRYDTIVGQLRAALATV; encoded by the coding sequence ATGGACAAAACTTTCCGCATCGCCCCCAGTATTCTGTCTGCCAACTTTGCAAAGTTGGGTCAGGAAATCGAAAACGTAATCAAATCTGGCACAGATATCGTGCACTTTGACGTGATGGATAACCATTACGTTCCCAATTTAACCATTGGGCCGCTGGTTTGCGACGCGATTCGCGAACTGTCTCACAATGCAGGCGCATTGATTGATGTGCACCTGATGGTTAAGCCGGTCGATCGCATTATTCCCGACTTTGCCAAAGCCGGTGCTGACATTATTACGTTTCACCCAGAAGCCTCTGATCATATTGACCGCAGTCTGGCATTGATCCGCGACAGCGGTTGCAAGGCTGGTTTGGTATTTAACCCTGCTACACCATTGCATTATCTTGACTACGTGATGGATAAAGTCGACATGATTTTGCTGATGTCTGTTAACCCAGGTTTTGGTGGTCAAAAGTTTATTCCAGCGACGCTGGATAAGCTGAAACAAGCGCGTGCGCGTATTGATGCCTACACCGAAAAATCAGGCCGCCAGATCTGGCTTGAAGTCGATGGTGGTGTGAATGCAAACAACATCGCTGATATCGCCAAAGCGGGTGCCGATACATTCGTTGCAGGTAGTGCCGTGTTTGGTGCGGGTAAAGATACCGACCCTAACCGTTATGACACCATTGTCGGTCAGTTACGCGCTGCGCTCGCAACGGTGTAA
- the hemA gene encoding glutamyl-tRNA reductase produces MQLYTIGVNHTTAPIAIRENVAFNNDTLPHALADLASHNVAEVAILSTCNRTEIYVQSIRPEEVIEWLANYHRLTPDSLLPYTYTLSSHEAVKHAFRVASGLDSMVLGEAQILGQFKQSVKIAQDSGTLGTLLHKLFQRTFEVAKEVRTNTDIGGSSISMAAAAVKLAQRIFGDLSAQRVLFIGAGEMIELCADHFAAQKPKKITVANRTLERGEQLADKIRSQGLNVQAILLNDLPERFQEFDIVITSTASQLPIVGLGMVERAIKARKHRPMFMVDLAVPRDIEPEVSALDDVFLYSVDDLAQVVTEGLGNRQEAAVNAELIVNARVEHFMQWLKQREAVPTIKALRDQIDQVRQTELEKALKLLQKGESPEKALEVLSNALTNKFLHGPSHALNNSQGDAHAHLAHLVKQLFQIKE; encoded by the coding sequence ATGCAACTGTATACCATTGGTGTCAATCACACCACCGCGCCCATTGCCATTCGCGAGAACGTTGCGTTTAATAACGACACCCTGCCCCATGCTTTGGCAGATCTGGCTAGCCACAACGTGGCAGAAGTGGCGATTTTATCGACTTGTAACCGCACCGAAATTTATGTGCAATCCATTCGTCCTGAAGAGGTGATCGAATGGTTGGCGAACTATCACCGCCTCACGCCAGATAGTTTATTGCCATACACTTATACCCTGAGTAGCCACGAGGCAGTCAAACACGCGTTCCGGGTCGCAAGCGGACTCGACAGCATGGTGCTCGGTGAGGCGCAGATTCTGGGGCAGTTCAAGCAGTCAGTGAAAATTGCGCAAGACTCCGGCACTTTGGGCACGCTGCTGCACAAACTTTTTCAGCGCACTTTTGAAGTCGCCAAAGAGGTACGCACTAATACCGACATTGGCGGTAGCTCCATCTCGATGGCAGCGGCGGCCGTCAAACTGGCGCAACGCATTTTTGGTGATTTAAGCGCACAACGCGTCTTATTCATTGGCGCTGGCGAGATGATAGAGCTGTGTGCCGATCATTTTGCCGCGCAAAAACCGAAAAAAATCACTGTCGCTAACCGCACGCTAGAGCGCGGCGAACAACTGGCCGACAAAATTCGCAGTCAGGGCTTGAATGTGCAAGCCATCCTGCTCAACGACCTGCCAGAGCGCTTTCAAGAATTTGATATCGTGATCACCAGCACCGCCAGCCAACTACCGATTGTCGGCTTGGGCATGGTTGAGCGGGCGATTAAAGCACGCAAGCATCGCCCAATGTTTATGGTCGATCTAGCGGTGCCTCGAGATATCGAACCAGAAGTATCTGCGCTGGATGATGTGTTTTTATACTCAGTGGACGATTTGGCACAAGTGGTCACCGAAGGACTGGGCAATCGCCAAGAGGCGGCGGTGAACGCCGAGCTGATTGTCAACGCGCGTGTTGAACATTTCATGCAATGGCTGAAGCAACGTGAAGCAGTGCCCACGATTAAAGCCTTACGTGACCAGATCGATCAAGTGCGTCAGACCGAGCTTGAAAAGGCACTGAAACTATTGCAAAAAGGCGAGTCGCCTGAGAAGGCTCTCGAAGTGCTGAGCAATGCGCTGACGAATAAATTTTTACATGGCCCCAGCCATGCGCTCAACAACAGCCAGGGAGACGCGCACGCCCATCTCGCACACCTGGTAAAACAACTATTCCAAATCAAAGAATGA